The Acidimicrobiia bacterium genome window below encodes:
- a CDS encoding enoyl-CoA hydratase has protein sequence MAEYKYVTYETLDDGAIARIMLSREQSRNAQNRGLLVELDDAFLRAEADDTVRVVILGGAGPIFSSGHDLGSKEAIAERPGGPDAHPTFSINGATRKGAERRMLQEWHYFFENTKRWRNLRKITIAQVNGTVYAAGLMLMWACDLIVAAEDARFADVVGTRLGMCGVEYFAHPWEFGPRKTKELMLTGDALDVEEAFRLGMVSKVFPTDELADRTLDFARRIAALPTMTALLIKESVNQSVDNMGFQNALAACFTIHQLNHSHWAEVHDNRMPAALPEDGIASWREAPPVVLAAKHEARAGA, from the coding sequence ATGGCTGAGTACAAGTACGTCACATACGAGACCCTCGACGACGGCGCGATCGCGCGGATCATGCTCAGCCGCGAGCAGAGCCGGAACGCGCAGAACCGCGGCCTGCTCGTGGAGCTCGACGACGCGTTCCTCCGCGCGGAGGCGGATGACACGGTTCGGGTGGTCATCCTCGGTGGTGCGGGCCCGATCTTCTCGTCGGGGCACGACCTCGGTTCGAAGGAAGCGATCGCCGAACGGCCGGGTGGGCCCGACGCGCACCCCACGTTCTCGATCAACGGCGCCACCCGCAAGGGCGCGGAGAGGCGGATGCTCCAGGAGTGGCACTACTTCTTCGAGAACACCAAGCGCTGGCGCAACCTGCGCAAGATCACCATCGCCCAGGTCAACGGCACGGTCTACGCCGCGGGTCTCATGCTCATGTGGGCCTGCGACCTCATCGTGGCAGCGGAAGACGCGCGCTTCGCCGACGTGGTCGGCACCCGGTTGGGAATGTGCGGCGTGGAGTACTTCGCGCATCCATGGGAGTTCGGACCGCGCAAGACGAAGGAGCTCATGCTCACGGGCGACGCGCTCGACGTCGAGGAGGCATTCCGGCTCGGCATGGTGAGCAAGGTCTTCCCCACCGACGAGCTCGCCGATCGCACGCTCGATTTCGCGCGCCGGATCGCAGCCCTCCCCACGATGACCGCGCTCCTCATCAAGGAGTCGGTCAACCAGAGCGTCGACAACATGGGCTTCCAGAACGCGTTGGCGGCATGCTTCACGATCCACCAGCTCAACCATTCGCACTGGGCCGAGGTGCACGACAACCGGATGCCGGCCGCGCTTCCCGAAGACGGCATCGCCAGCTGGCGCGAAGCGCCCCCGGTCGTGCTCGCGGCCAAGCACGAAGCGCGCGCCGGCGCGTAA
- a CDS encoding OB-fold domain-containing protein: MVRHPLAPHLAEVVPYVSGVINLDGTQGAGARMIANILDCDPETVRVGDAVQVVFEKVTDTYAMPRFRPAPAIG, from the coding sequence GTGGTCCGCCATCCACTCGCACCGCACCTCGCGGAGGTGGTCCCGTATGTTTCCGGAGTGATCAACCTCGACGGCACGCAAGGAGCAGGTGCGCGCATGATCGCGAACATCCTCGACTGCGATCCCGAAACGGTGCGCGTCGGCGACGCCGTGCAGGTTGTCTTCGAGAAGGTCACCGATACCTACGCCATGCCGCGCTTCCGTCCTGCACCGGCAATTGGATGA